The DNA segment AAACAatttaaaagaaatttaaaatgGACAAAAGGTGTTTACGGGTCAACCCAGCCAGATCCAGCCTACGTCAAACCGTACACAAAATAATGGTAAAAGACACGTCACACATCTTACGAACTCTACATATATTGTTTCCTCTGTTTCTTGGTTTAGCATTTATTAAACCAAAGTATACATACTCGACATTAGAAACGAGACACACTTTAGAACATAACAAATGGTTGCATCAAAGTGATAAAAGTCATAAAACTAACCGTTCAAATCGCCTTCAACACAACCAAGCAGCTTCTCTTTCCACCTCCTTAAACTTTCATCATCCTGTAAAGCCAAAATAGTGAATCGTCACAATTAATTACTGTCAGCAAGACTCTTGCAAACTGTAGCGAAAATTTGACGCAAAAAGCTGAAAACGCACGAAGTACAACCATACATCATACCCAACCAGAGAAAGATTTGAACTTATTTACTTCCAAATTCGGATCTTGACATGGCGAAGCACAAAATCATAGCTAAATCAAATACCATTTTTGCCCCAAAAGACGAAATACAAAGCACTTGATAAATCGAGAACTCACTAAAAACTCACATTATAGTTTACAGAAACCCTAAATCAGAAGCATTGTTGTATAAACTGAACAGATGTACTCAGCGAGGCATCTCGTGTGGAGGCAGTACGGTTTCCGGGGGAACGCCGtaaccaagtctgaccaacccagCGCgtgcccggttaagacaacgtagtcTGGGCAGATCCTGGCTAGGGCCGCCGTTTAGGCGGCGTGACATTGGGTCACTCAAAAAGAAagtcaccgttcaaaaaaaacaAAGACACTTCCAAAACAGAGCAAGATCTCAACTTTTTACTTCTAAATTTGAATCTTATCATAGTGAAGCAAACTAGCATAAGTTAACTGAAATACCCATTTTGCCCCAAACCACAGAAGTGTACAAGGGCTTGCTAAATCCCCTTTTTACAAACCCTAAATTGAAACAGAGCAAACCATATATGTTAACCACAAATATACATTACAAGAGAGTAAAGccacttttttttacaaaaccctaaattaaAACAGATCACTAAAAACACCTTAGGGTTAGGTTATACAAcagtaaaaacaaaaaaaaaaaaatataacttatGAAAAAACAAAGACTAAAGTAAAACCTTATCCTTGTCAAGCTGCTCCTTAAGAGGAAGAAGAGGACCAGGAACAAACTTAGAGAAACCCTCTTGATGTtgctcatcatcatcaacatcaacatcatcatcatcatggtcattatcaagaaccctaatctttGACAAGTTTTCAGCAATTTCCTCTGCTTGTTTGTTCTTCAAATCTCCATTAACAACTGAGGAAGACCCAGATGAAGTTCCTGCTTCTGCTCCCTTACCACCTTCCATTTGTGTTATTCTGCAGACAGTATGCGAAGAAGATTTACAGAGAATGAAACCCTTGTTTcaagaaatcaaaatcaaataaacccttttttttttctctttgtTTCCTTTTTGGGTTTTTGATATAGACACTGTTAACAGTAGTCAGTATCAAATATTTGTTTGAATGTCTGTCAAATTGCTTTTCTTTGCCTTAAAATAAGTGCGGTCGCTCGGTCGTATGTCTCCGTTATAAAACGATGTGAGAAAATCATACTTTATTTTATACTTTTGCTTGGTGACAAAAATAATAACatacttgaagaggtatggtcccaattccctgcctacatggcagggaccacaccacttttgtgcacacaaggcacCCATATCACCAGAACCTTCTAGAAGCTCCCAGAAGACATTTAGGCGGTTCACagctggcaccaaagatgctttgcccaacataaaggacaacacgtgtcaccattgaCAGAAGGCACGTAGgcctgcgacaatccagggagcagGGCTGACGCGACCAGTACGAGGTACCCAGCACAAGCGAATAcaaggacgccacgtgtaccactacacccttcgcgacagagcagaccaagaagatattccccttggtcggacagctggcgcacacccacagctggcacagctgcttcctccttcttcaccctccggctataaataggacccttcatcattcaggttgatCATCTGGGCTCTCTTTACTCACTccatacacacactgttttattcatctcagagcagtacttattctcacgccggagcctggttaagagggaaaatccccttcccccctcttaacgagactaacggtgtttactgttttgcagatctcacGCCACCAATACGAgcaagagaagaggttgaaccccataagtgaaacgaccctcttggttatccttgtgttaaccattgtttcaacattggcgccatccgcttttttgcaaaaccactctcacctctttttctcttctagaaAACACTCGTGAAAATGGCAGACCAGAATCATTCACACCCAGCTGACGGAGAAATCtcttcctttgaactcgtttcggacacagCACACGTCCAACGAGGTCAAAGGAACGAGACCATCCAAGAAGGTCAGCTGAACAACGAGTTTCCATCCATTTTTGGAAGTGCGTCCAGAGCTgctagccaaaccacaactggacccatcttccaaacaccagcaagaatcatcactcaaaccacaaacggGGCTGCTCTCCAACCTCCAACGGGGATATTACACCAAACACCGCCGCCGATGCAGACTGTAAGCCATGGACCAGGCCCTTCTGTgccatcggaacaagcacaactcaacTATTCTGCACTcttagggctacccgaaggaaaaactctggcttcctggtatgccgaacaaatggcgtctataaacctcgtttatacgcagctcagcgcacaacaagccttgctccaagcacaggctaaccaatcagcattcgtaactccacaaccaaggtctctgagtacacacaCGGCTCAGCAGACAAACGCGTGGAACTTACGACCAGAAAGAGAACCAGTGCAACAGGTCAGAAGACCCAGcatacaagacacgcgcgatacttACGCTGAAACAGAGAGCAACTTCGTCCAAACCTCCAATCTACAACGAAGGCCGATCCAAACCCGTTTGGGCGCACGCAACATGAATACAGAATGGGAAGAGGAGGAAGACGACCCAACTTACAAGGCGGAATCCACAGTGTTCAGCAGACTTCCTCCGGAACACGAAGCATACAAACCAACCAAGCGCGCAGGGTACAACCCTAAAGCAGAGCATGATTACACCTTGAGCTATCGTCCTGAggacatggctgaaaattcaaaattcattcgAGAAATCGCGTGCGCGGCCATCGACAAAACGAAATTACCACACAACGTGGGTAAATACAACGGGTTGACGGACCCAGACGATCACCTCCAGGTATTTAAAGGTGCGGGAGCAACAGGCGGATGGAACTTACCAACATGGTGCCACCTGTTTGCTCAGACATTCGTTGGCGCGGCGCGCATTTGGTTCGACAACTTACCAGCTGGCAAAATCAAGTCATGGGTCGATTTCCGAGAGAAGTTCCTTGCACACTTCTCTCAACAGCGAAGACAAGCCAGAGATCCGGGTGATTGTCTGAACATATGGAGAAAAGACTATGAAAGTGTAGAAGATTTCATTACAAGGTATAACAAAGAATGTCTAGAGATCGGAGACATACCAGAGAAAATGATGCGCACACACTTAATGCGAGCGGTCAAGTGCGACGATCTGGTTAAAAGAATCAAAGGGCGAGATGGAGGACCCAAAGactgggaaaccttcattgaagCGGCCAAGACCATTGCGCAGACAGATAGGCAACTGACCAGTGACGATCACCGTCAGCGCGCACATAACCATAACGATCGAAACAACAGAAGGGGCAGAAATCAACCCTGGAGGGCTTCTGGGAACAGAGAAAGAAGCCCCCCACGGGACGACGCACGCCATACGATCAATCAGATAGCCCACCGAAAAGAAGTAAAGCGCGAAAATAGAGAAAAGCAGTGGACCCCATTAACCAAAACACCTTCTGAAGTTTTAGCCATAGAGAACCATCAGTTCAAACCACCCTTGCAAATGTGCAACAAAAGGGGTCAAGACCCAAATCTcttctgtgaattccacaaagatACGGGCCACTTGACCGATGACTGCTTTAGCTTAAAGCAAGAAATCGAAAGAGCTCTAAGAGACGGAAAGCTCGGTCACTTAGTCAAAGGGGGGAAGCGCGATTATCGCCAGATACAACGAAGAGATGAAGGTCCAGACAACAAGAAGCTCAGAAAGCTAGAAACTCATATGGTGCAAGGAGGTCCACGGCGACCAAGAAAAAACTACAACAAGCGCGCGCAGGATGATTCATGGCGCGAGAAGCAAGTGGTGTTCCCAGTTGTCAGGGGAGGTCTAAGAGAAAAACGGCCAATAGTCATCCCAGGGGTGATCGGCCACTACCAAACAGATTACATCTTTATTGATCCCGGGAGCACCGCAGACATCATAT comes from the Helianthus annuus cultivar XRQ/B chromosome 4, HanXRQr2.0-SUNRISE, whole genome shotgun sequence genome and includes:
- the LOC110933646 gene encoding uncharacterized protein LOC110933646; translated protein: MNTEWEEEEDDPTYKAESTVFSRLPPEHEAYKPTKRAGYNPKAEHDYTLSYRPEDMAENSKFIREIACAAIDKTKLPHNVGKYNGLTDPDDHLQVFKGAGATGGWNLPTWCHLFAQTFVGAARIWFDNLPAGKIKSWVDFREKFLAHFSQQRRQARDPGDCLNIWRKDYESVEDFITRYNKECLEIGDIPEKMMRTHLMRAVKCDDLVKRIKGRDGGPKDWETFIEAAKTIAQTDRQLTSDDHRQRAHNHNDRNNRRGRNQPWRASGNRERSPPRDDARHTINQIAHRKEVKRENREKQWTPLTKTPSEVLAIENHQFKPPLQMCNKRGQDPNLFCEFHKDTGHLTDDCFSLKQEIERALRDGKLGHLVKGGKRDYRQIQRRDEGPDNKKLRKLETHMVQGGPRRPRKNYNKRAQDDSWREKQVVFPVVRGGLREKRPIVIPGVIGHYQTDYIFIDPGSTADIIYEQCFNQFDQEDKARLEPVDYPLTGFCNEAVFPLGQISFPVLLSDGRNQEPKKSHSWCYRHIQDMTSS